The Lolium rigidum isolate FL_2022 chromosome 2, APGP_CSIRO_Lrig_0.1, whole genome shotgun sequence genomic interval CTGCGGACGACCTCCTTCACGAACCAGATCTGCAGCCGTGATTTCTTGTTGTTGAAGTAGTCAGTCAGCATGTAATGGAACTTCTCAACCACGCTTGCGAGTTCCTGCTTGGAGCAGCTCTTCGAATTGATGATCTTCAGGATCCAAAATGTAGCATTTTGGGCTGCGGAAGCAACTGCCTTGTGCCGTGACCGCGATGCCAAATGTAGAGCCTTCTGTAACAAAATTTCAAGCCTACTAAGTTCAACATCACTGCCTTTTGGACACTCTTTTGCTTTGAATATCCTTTTCTGCAATATGCCACCAATACGTTGCCTGAACTGCTCACTGCCATCAGAGCTATGTGATTTCACAAAAGCTTGCATTAAGAAAGCATACACCTCCAGGACCAGGTTTTTCCCTGCAGAGTTGGGAGATAGAAGGTTAcaagaaaaatagaagaaaagcTGCATAACACAAGTAAAACTAGAAGAAAACAATCAATATAAGAAAACAGTAAGATGCGTAAAATAAATGTTTACGTCTGATGCTGTTTCCCATTGGATGGTCAAGTTTTTCAGGTCATACTCCAAAAAAAAATGCAAAGATCGTTTCTTATTTCATAATAATAGACGTCAGATATCTTTCTAGCTAGAAAGTGCAAGCTAGAGAAAATGTGAAACACAAACCAACTTTTTTAAAAGTCATCCAGAATGTTAAACAATTAATATAAAAAAAGTTACATACCATAAGTAGATCACACAGAAGCCAACAATTAATACAGAAAACAGCAAgacaagcaaaatagaagaaacgtCAACTTCTGAAACCATTCCATGTTCAACTTCTGCAGGATATGTTCCAACAGAAAACATACAAAAATATAGTTTGGTATTCAAATAGCTTTCTAACTAGAACGTGCAGGCTAAAGAAAATGTCGGTACAATGAACTAGGCGTCAGACATTTTGATTAAATTCATAACAATAACATACTAAAAATTTCATCAGAATGGCAAACAGATACTAACGACCTACAGAGTTACGGGTGCCATTTTACCTGCATAGGGTGAACAGTAAAAGAGTTGAAAAATACCTGGGTTCCTCTGAAGATATATCTCCAGTAAAGTAAGCACGCGAAGCTTGAAACGCATAAGTTGAGATTGCTGAGTTTCACTACCAGGAAGGTTGTTGCGCTCCTTGAAAATCCTCGCAATGTAAGGATCAATACGGAACATAGCATCATCGTCCATACCATCTGAATCATCTGAATCTTCCCCACCTTTGGCAGCTTCTGTATCATCTCCATCTTTTGCTTTATTGTCAACTGTTTTTTCCGAACCATCCTGATCCTGATCTACTTCATCAGCTGAATCATCATCCATTTCCTCATCCAATTCATCTGTAGCGTCATCAACATTCCCGACATCTGCATCTTccatttcatcatcatcatcatcttcgatACCAACACGAgggtcatcttcatcatcatcgctatCTGTTTGACGACGAGAGCCCTTCATATCTATCTTTACAACTCTCAACATATCAAGGAGTCCTGTTTCTGTGATCTCGTCCGAGAACACACGGAAAACCTGTTGTTTCAGAGGAAAGACATTAGTGATAAGACAAGAAAATTATATATCCACAAAAGGGTGAGGGGCCAGTATGTACAAATCTGACATTTCTACGTTTCAATTAACACTAGTACAAATACAGAAAATGTCTATGAACAACAATAATATATTAGGGAAACCAGGAAGAGAGAAGGGCTTGCACAATTAGCATAACTGTGTTCTGTTTATTTCTTAGTATCGTCGTCTCAGATTTCTCAAAATTACAAAACTTGCAAATGCTTGGGGCATGTATACTTGCCTGttcaatggtgaaacacacagggCCAGATACATGAGGCAGAAGAGAGAGAAAAGTCTGCACAAGTACATCCATAAACTCTAATGACCCATCCTCATTAGGCTCCTCTGACCCATCCTCATCTGAGTCCTCTACACTGTCCTCAAGAGGCTTTCGCAAACTGGAACTGTCACACTGAGCAATGGAAGGAAATGTTTTCTTGCAACATATAATAACATCAATTGCAGCCTCCCAATACTCCTCTGGATGGAGAAGAAGTTGCAGCACCAACTGAATAAGAAGATAACGTATCACGTGCATTTTAGTTGAATCCAATCCAGACTCGGCTTTTCTTTCCTGGTCAAACAGAAAGGAACCACAGAAATCAGAGGAGAAACCCACAAGGAAATATATGAATCATCCATGATAGTACAGAGAATTGTTAATTCAACCTATAACCCTACATTTTTTTCACTGCCCTCACATAAGCAACAAGAAAGTATATATCAACATTATCTGAATGGCCTAACTCTGACATTAGGGCATTTACAGTGGTAAAAAGACAGCCTTCTCATCTAGAGACGATATTAACAGAAACTTATACTGGTCATTTGTACCAATATTTCTCACCATACCGATGGTATCCACAACCATTGTCATCAGGTAAACTATTGTCATCAGGTCAAACATAAAAAAGCATATAAGCTATGAATTAGCCAAGTAGAATAGCAGTAAGGTACAGAACCTCTTGGAAAAGTGCAGATTCCGTAGCCAGTGTTTTCTTGAATGCATTATCATCATTGCTGCTCAAGGTTCTGAAGAGGGAAACTGAAGGAATATTGCATACGGTGTTAATGAAACGCATGAAGTAGAAGCCCAAGTCATTAGACTTAATATCTCCACCAACATCTAAAGCCTCATCCTTTTGTGCATCTTCTAGTAATGATTGAAGTTTTTCAATGCACTCGTTACGAAGTGACGTTGATATAGCTGCCTTTGGCCATTTGAACTtctcttgcaactcaaatgatgtCACCTCATTTCCTAAGGAGGCTGAGAATAGACCTTGGACTGCAAAGAATTTCAGTATCTCAGTCTGCACTTGAAACTTCTCTTCAATACACTTGACCATTTCAGAATCTGAGTGTTCATCAGGCTTAAGCCTTAAATTTTTCAAGACGAAAGGAATTGTATTCACCACCCAGCTCTTCAGAAGGTCGGCATTCCCTTCGCCAATAAGTTCCTTATCTTCAATTAAGCCAACTTCTGAATTCTCATCAGTTGTCTGACTTTGGTCAGATGGTTCATCTGTAACAGAACCTTCGTCCACAAAGAGTGCCATCAAATTCTGCACAAGATACAAACAATCTTGACCATTGTGGAACTTGGCTATCAACCCTTTAACAGTTTTTGTTTTTGTCAGGCTGTCAAATCTTCCACAGCTGTACTTCTGCAAGTTGATAATGACAGCAACACAGCGATCATTATCATTACTTACTATGCTCACTAATTCTTTCAGAAAATGTTGTCCAGCATTGTACAACCACGATGAAGAATTTGACAGAATATCCATCAAACCAAGAACAACTTTGCTGGATAGAATTACTTGTATAGATGATGGCGACAGTCTTGGAAGGAGATCAATAACAATATTAAATGCCAGATGCTTCCGGTCATGAGATGAGAGCAGCAACGAACTCTCAATAATGACCTCACAGAAATTCCGCAGGTTCTTTTTTGAATCCTCAGAGGAACTGCTTTTCTTACTTTTTTTGTGCTTTTTACCAGAACTTGCGTTATTATCATTCTGAGAAGCTTCGTCCTGGATGAGCATGTCTGTGATCACATGCCATATACTATGGATACGTGGAAGACAAAATGCAGATTCCTGCATATAGAGTTGCAGCAGAACAATCAAAGAATCATCCAGAAAAATGGCACAAAATGTATGGCATTTCAAGACCATAAGGTACATACAGTGATTAACTCAGATATATAAAACATGTTAAAATATTAATGAAAGTCCTCCTGAAactttcaattactcaaaattaCCTTAAAACAAGCAGCAACGGAGAGAAGATGCTCTTGCGTGAAAAAATTGTCAGGACTGAATGGATATGGCAGAAGCTTGCCAAACATCTCCctctgaacattagttctttCTTGCAACTTCAAAGCCAGAAAGAGCGCATCTGGATCTCCAACATTAGCAGCTCTGTTAAACCAATCTTGTACACCAGGGGATTCAAGAACCTCAGAGAATATAGCTTCATCTGGCAGCTGCAACATGTAGACAGATGACAAATCACAGATTAGTTGATAATAAATCCCATTTTACAACCAAATGAAAAATTGAATGTACAGTTGCAACAAAATTAATGCAAAGGGTGGTCCCAATAGCACAAATCACGCTAGGCCAATGCTGGGGTGCCAGCCATACTAATATACAAAAGTTTTTTTAAGACCAAAGTTACAACTGGAAGAAAAATACATGTTGGCCTAGCTAGTTTTGGCTGGAAGCGGTACTTGACTGGCTAGCATCTTAGTACATTACTTGATTTCTGCACTTCATCCAAATCAGTGTAGAGGCCAGAATTACGTTTACTTATATTTTTAGAATGTCTGTCAACCCTAATGCACATCAAGGGATGAAATCAAGGATTGAGATTGCCGTGCCACAGTAACACCAGTAAGTTGTTCTAGGTGAATTACTCTAATATGAGTTGTATGTGAACCTTTCATGTTATGCATAATATTTCTAGCTCTACCAAAAGAATAAAGATTTCATGCCACCAAAAAAAGGCTCGGCGTGGGCTTGAGATATGTACCTTCCTGGCCAAATCCAGAATCAGCGCAGCTGCAGGCTCGGTGAGATAGCGTTTCTTACTTCCAAGTTGCACAACCTCGGAAACAAAATCCTTGAGAATGGGAGAAGATTTGTCCTGCGCCCACTGTCCTGAAACCCTCCCAGACCTCGCGAGTGATCCGAATCCAAACAGGCGCCCCAGAAGATTGTCCTTGGCTTCCTATAACGGAATGAATATTGAAATTTTTAAAGTTCGCATCACAAGTAGAGACAAATAGGAAACGTGCAGGTGATCATCAAAATGCAAGTTACCGGTCCTTTCATCGAAGCCGAATACTCCAGCAAATTAGGTATCAGCTTGATAACTGCCTCAACACTGATTGCTTCAACCGATTCGAGCACAGCCGCGAGACCCAGCGCGAATCCTTGCCTCGCAAACTGCAAGTAAGACACCAGGCATATATTATAACGAATTGAAGTGTAATAAAGCAGCAGTCACAATGAGTGTTACACAATATGCAGGTTTCGTTGTAGAGGAAGGGAAGCGTTGCTGACCTCTCTGGAAGAGGAGATACCACGGATGAGCCGCCGGATGGCGTACCGCACGGCGGGGGCGCAGTTATCCAGCCCATCCTCCTTCTCAGCCTCCATCTGCGGAGGAGCGTCGCCTTCCGCAgcttcgtcgtcctcgtcctcgtcgcgcTTGCTCTCCTCGTACGCGCTCTGCACCTCGCGGAGCTCCGCCACCAGCGCCTCCGCCGCGGCCTCCCGCACCGAGGCCTCGGGCGACGCCAGGTCCCGGAACACGTTCATGTGCAGCCCCggccccgccaccgccaccggaacgggcgcgggcgcggggacTGGGACCGCGGCCGCAGGATCCTCCGGTGGTGGTGCGGGCTGTGGCGGCTTGGGCTTGTCGGCGGAGTGGCGGTGGCGGTCCTTGTCGACCTGCTTGCGCTGCTTCCTGAGCTCCATGgccagcttcttcttcttcttggccgGCATCTCCTCGGCCGGGAACGGCTTCGCGGGCTTCGCCCCCTCGTCATGCGAGGAGTCCGATGCGGCGGGGTCGAGCTCCGCCAGCGCCGTCGGGGGCCTCTTCTTGCCTGCCATTGGAGCGCGCCGCGATGGGTGGCTGGAAgctctggtggtggtggctgtcGGAGCCGCCGTTTGCTTGGGGTTTATGCCGAGGAAGGAAGAGGAGACGGCACGGCCAAGCTTGAAGGcctactagggttagggtttttattattttctccGTGCCATGGCGGTTGGCCCAGGCCCATCACGGCCCATCACTGCGTGATGGGCCGCGAGTTCTGGAGCCCAGTAAGGTTGGTGGGCCTCCACGGCTGCGCGAGGCGAATAAGGCGAGAAGGGGGGAAAGGGGAAGAAGAGCAAGTGTCCCTGTGTCGGCAATGGCGGACAAGCCGAGCCGCGCGCTGGTGCTCTAcgccgccggccacgcggcgctgCTCccccgtgcggcggcggcgggcggcggtggcgggaagAGCCACCTCGACGCCTTCGCCGCCCTCGCATCCTGCGGCTTCCTCTCCCTCCGCACCCCCGCCACAACCGTCAACGGTACTGATCCACCCCACCCCTGCCCTATCTCCCCCATCTCGCGCCTGCACTCAAACTGACAGGCTTCCGATTTCATTCATCAATCTAATCTAGATGGGGGAGATAAGAGCAGCGACACGATCCTCGAGCTGGCGCAGCTGCTCGACGTCTACGATGGCCTCTACCCCGCGGAAACCGCCCCGGTGGATCCGCAGGACCTGCTAGTTCCAAAGCTATCCGAGAGGTTCAGTCAGTCCATCTTGAAACTGCGTCAATCGTTCCTACTCAGCCCACATTGAAGCCAATAACTCGCTGCCCAAAATCCAGGTTCATGGGGATGAGAGCTGCGATGGTCACCAACTGCCCCGCCGTCAACTCCTTCGCGGCGAACCTCGGCTTCCACGTCTTCGGGACAGAAGACTTCGCCGCGCAGTCCGGTTCAGACAGCGGCAGCTCCAAGGACACCAGAGTAATCAGCCGGGCGTTAGGTCTGCTAGGGTTCTCAGAGGGGGGTGTCCAGGATTCCTCCGAGTTCGATCTGGTGTTTCTGCACGTTGCGACGGAGAACACGGTCGGCAAGCTGGGGAAACTAGGGATGAGGACGGATCTCAACCGGCTCGACAAGTTGGTGGCTGCGGTCATGGAGGCTGCGCCGGCCGGTTCGCCTGTCGCCGCCCGGATCCATGTGTCTGTGGTCCTGAGCTATGGGTCTGCTACTGGAAACAAGGAACAGGCGTGTCTCATCGTGAACTCGTCGACCGAGACTGATTCTGACTTGAAGTTGCTTCGGCCGCGCCAGAGCTACACTATGAAAGCGGGAAAGACTTTGGATGATGTCAGGTAAATATTGTTCTTGGCTACCAAATGTGGTTCATAGTAGATGTTTTGAAGTGTGGTGTAGTGTCTTCCATAATATGTGCTCTTTATTGTACAGAAAAAGCTCCTTTAGATATTATTATGTGTGTTAAATATGAAGTGAATCTTATCATGGCCTTCCAACTATAATTTGACATCGTCCTATCAATATTTTCTTGTAGAAAACGACTGTGCAATAGCTTAAATCACAACCATTAGCCATCCTATATCTACTAACAGACAACTTTTGGTTATATGAAGTGAAGTTGGAAATTATCAATCTAATGCATGACAGAACTGAAGGATTTTCCTGTAGATACTACATTCAGTCTACACCCTAGTTTTGTTGTTTCACTATCAGTCGTGATGCGATGTATATAGGTAAATAAAAGCACGTCTATGTACAATGACATGTCTAGACTTGCACAAATATCCTTATTATGCAATATTCTGCAGGAATCATCATCCAATGCTACTGGCGCAGTGGCAGGAAGGAGTAACTCGTTCTGATTTGGCCAAAGAGTTCTCTTTTGAGGAATTTATAAAGGTCTCCTTAATCCACTTGTTATACTGTTTACCAGTTTAGACTTTACCTGAATCAGGATCCTTTTATCAAATATACTACTTATGCAAGTTTGGTCCCTTTGATCTTGCGTATTACTTTGTTTCTCCAGTTGTTTAGAATCCAACATAAAAATTGGAGTTCTACCTTTTTTAGTCTTGGTGCTGGTGCCAGCATTAGAAAACATAAGAGTACTTTCTTTCTCATTAATCAAGTTTCTGGTTTAAATAAGCCCTGTGACTGATATTGATTTCTTCGAACAATATAGTTACTATTATATTATTGCTTGTCGCACCCTGTCTGGTTACTACTTACTAGTGAAGGCCTGAAGGGTGATAGTACTGGATTGGATGCACCTTTTCTTTGCTACATCTTGAAGTTAGTTGTTTGTGATACATGTGCAAGCTATTGCATAAGAATAACCAGGGCTTTGGTTGTATAGCTGTGCCTAAGAGCTCAATATGTAGGTATGCACCATAAAATGATTCCTCATTTTCACAGGTTTCCTCGGTCAATTATCTACTTACCCTTAGATTTATAAATGAAAACCTTAGTGTGGTTGACTTCAACATGCTAAAATGTTGCATGGTGAAGTGTCCATCTTTATAGGATGTCTGTGTTCTACATATTAGAACAAGTAGGCTCCACAACAGTAAAACATAGTAGCTTGGTATTCCTTTAAAGTAGCTACCGAATAAAAAACCGAGACACAGCAGGCAGGATAGTCACTTGTTTGCAGTGTTGTCATCACTTTAACATTTTCACTGTTTCCCCATATGTGTGGTCAACTGGTCATGATTCAGTATGTGTTATGTTTCAATATGTATTTCAGATTTTGGCTAGTGGTTCTTTATTTGTTTGCCTAATATTTTCTCTTAGTTAACTAACTTCATTTCATAATGTAATGAACAGCATGCCGGAAACTTTGCTATGCTTGCGGAGCGCTTTCTGCACGAAATTGCATTTAAGCTCTGGAAAGCACCAAAATATGGAGCTTAGTTCTGTCTGAGGAGATTCTCTCTTAATAAGGATGCTAGATGAGTACTTCTTTCAAATGGGTACTGCGCAAGCTcagatattgcagataaatgagCTCTGTAATCTCCTAAGTCCTCATTTGGTACTATCCATGTTACATGCCGCAATATACCAAGTACTCATAGGCGTCATTTCTAGTTACTCACTTCGTGGAATCTTTTGCTTAAAATTTTCGAGCTTAGTATCCGACTTATAACATGTGCTGATACATGTACATCCAATGTTGATCATATTCCTGCAAACGATGACTGGTAGGAGAATTAATTTTAATAAGAACAGCTAGTGTAATAGAGTTTCCTGTAGAATGATGGTAGCATCATTTGTTCTTGGGTTGATGGTGGTACAGAGCACCAGTTTCTTTGCAGCTTCAGGTCTGAGCTTTTATCATCCATTTGGTCGTGTCGGAATTGTTGTGTCGAGTATATATACAACTTGTGAAAGTGTAAGTATCCATGTGGTAGAAAGAGTATCTTTTACTTTTAGCAGCCGTTGTAGTGCTTTTCAGGGTTGTTTCCAGTGTTTAGTGTTTTGTGTGACAGAGTTTAGTCGGCCGGGTTGCAAGTGGGTTCGGTGGCACTGTGAATCCAGAGACTGCCAACAGGTATGCAAACTAAATTAGTTTGCTAGGAGGGAATACCGGGACCttgtttagtttcaacacttcaaAACACTCTTGGCAAACAAGGCCTAAGCGAATTTTTGTATCAACTCCACGAGTCTTGGAATTTCTCTAGAGGTGGAGACTCTGGTC includes:
- the LOC124691342 gene encoding uncharacterized protein LOC124691342, which produces MADKPSRALVLYAAGHAALLPRAAAAGGGGGKSHLDAFAALASCGFLSLRTPATTVNDGGDKSSDTILELAQLLDVYDGLYPAETAPVDPQDLLVPKLSERFMGMRAAMVTNCPAVNSFAANLGFHVFGTEDFAAQSGSDSGSSKDTRVISRALGLLGFSEGGVQDSSEFDLVFLHVATENTVGKLGKLGMRTDLNRLDKLVAAVMEAAPAGSPVAARIHVSVVLSYGSATGNKEQACLIVNSSTETDSDLKLLRPRQSYTMKAGKTLDDVRNHHPMLLAQWQEGVTRSDLAKEFSFEEFIKHAGNFAMLAERFLHEIAFKLWKAPKYGA
- the LOC124691340 gene encoding rDNA transcriptional regulator pol5-like, encoding MNVFRDLASPEASVREAAAEALVAELREVQSAYEESKRDEDEDDEAAEGDAPPQMEAEKEDGLDNCAPAVRYAIRRLIRGISSSREFARQGFALGLAAVLESVEAISVEAVIKLIPNLLEYSASMKGPEAKDNLLGRLFGFGSLARSGRVSGQWAQDKSSPILKDFVSEVVQLGSKKRYLTEPAAALILDLARKLPDEAIFSEVLESPGVQDWFNRAANVGDPDALFLALKLQERTNVQREMFGKLLPYPFSPDNFFTQEHLLSVAACFKESAFCLPRIHSIWHVITDMLIQDEASQNDNNASSGKKHKKSKKSSSSEDSKKNLRNFCEVIIESSLLLSSHDRKHLAFNIVIDLLPRLSPSSIQVILSSKVVLGLMDILSNSSSWLYNAGQHFLKELVSIVSNDNDRCVAVIINLQKYSCGRFDSLTKTKTVKGLIAKFHNGQDCLYLVQNLMALFVDEGSVTDEPSDQSQTTDENSEVGLIEDKELIGEGNADLLKSWVVNTIPFVLKNLRLKPDEHSDSEMVKCIEEKFQVQTEILKFFAVQGLFSASLGNEVTSFELQEKFKWPKAAISTSLRNECIEKLQSLLEDAQKDEALDVGGDIKSNDLGFYFMRFINTVCNIPSVSLFRTLSSNDDNAFKKTLATESALFQEERKAESGLDSTKMHVIRYLLIQLVLQLLLHPEEYWEAAIDVIICCKKTFPSIAQCDSSSLRKPLEDSVEDSDEDGSEEPNEDGSLEFMDVLVQTFLSLLPHVSGPVCFTIEQVFRVFSDEITETGLLDMLRVVKIDMKGSRRQTDSDDDEDDPRVGIEDDDDDEMEDADVGNVDDATDELDEEMDDDSADEVDQDQDGSEKTVDNKAKDGDDTEAAKGGEDSDDSDGMDDDAMFRIDPYIARIFKERNNLPGSETQQSQLMRFKLRVLTLLEIYLQRNPGKNLVLEVYAFLMQAFVKSHSSDGSEQFRQRIGGILQKRIFKAKECPKGSDVELSRLEILLQKALHLASRSRHKAVASAAQNATFWILKIINSKSCSKQELASVVEKFHYMLTDYFNNKKSRLQIWFVKEVVRRNPWLGRELFGFALQKVGSAKAEYRRVQTLELVDCILKSWVGDDVSSASKVLKKNLALLCELMQEILTKMPENKSRRQEVRRFCTRALQTVTKLNLKEKFQKKLSSEAYSLCEAQLGAAFVPFKE